A region from the Malus domestica chromosome 07, GDT2T_hap1 genome encodes:
- the LOC103438476 gene encoding uncharacterized protein, with protein sequence MILCSLCHHIFSPITKTPVNMAAAALVVPSYIPFPLDRSGPHSSKLTFFFSTKSLPRFHYHRPLTFSCGLNLTPHLQAPEPPTSAVSQTLVRLAASTAVFFGLGLCCWASSAQCRPLPLGKPQVVLEEEHTVQAKDDGDEAKSESLGKSEDNKLEAAFAAWKSKTYALTVPLRLAALRGSVPPSWVKDFMQSQGKRSKVHMKSHASLEGIFSDLSMAFSKGNVGPSSVVAADLVSVGDSWLSYAISKAVIEPIQGVEDQDWFKGLSDRWKVYLRRNSEGRIDTDGKVWASPYRWGCMVIAYKKSKFRKHKLAPVEDWADLWRPELAGKISMVDSPREVLGAVLKYMGASYNTKHIHSQVDGGKDAVRQNLALLVKQVRLFDSVHYLKAFGVGDVWVAVGWSSDVLPVAKRMSDVAVIVPKSGASIWADLWAIPATSRLETNRIGGRVRGPSPLIHQWMEFCLQTARTLPFKQEVIPGASPSVLDSAQPEDLKELKGKPKLDTNLVAGVPPPEILERCEFLEPLTESTLSEYQRLIANVHKPRDGLITSTRDYMSSLIQNFRMKLQSKPT encoded by the exons ATGATACTGTGCTCCCTCTGTCATCACATTTTCAGCCCAATTACGAAAACTCCTGTGAATATGGCTGCTGCTGCGTTGGTAGTACCATCATACATCCCGTTCCCCTTAGACCGCTCTGGTCCCCATAGCTCTAAGctcacctttttcttctctaccAAATCCCTACCAAGGTTCCACTATCATAGGCCTCTCACATTCTCTTGTGGCCTCAACCTCACTCCACATTTGCAAGCGCCGGAGCCTCCCACCTCCGCTGTGTCTCAAACCCTGGTTCGACTTGCCGCCTCCACCGCAGTCTTTTTTGGGCTTGGGCTTTGCTGTTGGGCCAGTTCAGCTCAATGTCGGCCTCTTCCTCTCGGCAAGCCTCAAGTGGTTCTAGAGGAGGAGCACACAGTTCAAG CCAAAGATGATGGAGATGAAGCTAAATCTGAAAGTTTGGGAAAATCGGAAGATAACAAGTTGGAAGCAGCATTTGCAGCTTGGAAGTCTAAGACTTATGCTTTGACAGTCCCTTTGAGACTTGCTGCTCTCCGTGGCTCTGTGCCTCCTTCATGGGTTAAG GATTTTATGCAATCTCAAGGAAAAAGATCAAAGGTTCACATGAAGTCGCATGCAAGCCTTGAGGGCATCTTTTCTGATCTATCAATGGCCTTTAGCAAAGGCAATGTTGGGCCTTCATCTGTCGTCGCAGCTGACCTCGTTAGTGTTGGGGACTCTTGGCTCAGTTATGCCATTAGCAAGGCTGTGATTGAGCCCATTCAAGGGGTAGAAGACCAGGACTGGTTTAAAGGCTTGAGTGACCGATGGAAA GTATATCTCCGCAGGAACTCTGAGGGGAGAATTGACACTGACGGTAAAGTATGGGCTTCGCCGTATCGCTGGGGCTGCATGGTGATAGCATACAAAAAAAGTAAATTTCGAAAGCATAAGTTGGCTCCTGTAGAG GACTGGGCAGATTTATGGCGACCTGAACTTGCAGGGAAGATTTCTATGGTTGATTCTCCTAGAGAGGTTCTTGGTGCAGTTTTGAAGTATATGGGAGCATCATACAACACGAAACACATCCATTCGCAAGTTGACGGTGGGAAAGATGCTGTCAGGCAAAATCTGGCTTTACTTGTAAAACAG GTCCGACTATTTGACAGTGTACattatttaaaagcatttggGGTTGGAGACGTGTGGGTGGCTGTTGGGTGGAGCAGTGATGTTCTTCCTGTTGCCAAACGCATGTCTGATGTTGCAGTAATTGTTCCAAAATCTGGAGCTAGTATATGGGCAGATCTATGG GCAATCCCTGCCACCAGTCGGCTTGAAACAAATCGAATTGGGGGGCGAGTTAGAGGGCCGTCTCCACTCATCCATCAATGGATGGAGTTCTGCTTGCAAACTGCTAGAACACTCCCTTTTAAGCAGGAGGTAATCCCAGGAGCTTCCCCTTCCGTGCTTGATAGTGCTCAGCCTGAAGATTTGAAAGAGCTCAAGGGTAAGCCGAAACTGGACACAAACCTCGTGGCAGGAGTACCGCCACCTGAGATTTTGGAAAGGTGTGAGTTTTTGGAGCCTTTAACTGAATCTACGCTATCAGAATATCAACGGTTGATTGCTAATGTGCACAAACCTAGGGATGGTTTGATCACTAGTACGCGTGATTATATGTCATCATTGATCCAAAATTTTAGAATGAAGCTGCAATCGAAGCCAACATAA
- the LOC103438475 gene encoding pentatricopeptide repeat-containing protein At4g20740, with protein sequence MPPQSPPPKFQIFHGHRRPTQNRPTVRGGLFSDRVSQPSRKYPTTVTQSQPFDLSKWDPHLPQSSPSTSSPNPDDTTLLSFLSPIARFILDAFRKNRNRWGPPVVSELRKLRRVTPDLVAEVLKVQNDPVSASKFFHWAGKQKGFKHTYSSYNALAYCLNRSNRFRSADQVPELMDSQGKPPSEKQFEILIRMHSDANRGLRVYYVYEKMKKFGVKPRVFLYNRIMDALAKTGYLDLALSVYDDFRDDGLVEESVTFMILIKGMCKMGRIDEMLQLLERMRANLCKPDVFAYTAMVKVLLSEGNLDGCLRVWEEMKRDRVEADAMAYATLVTGLCKGGRVEKGYELFREMKAKGFLIDRVIYGVLIEGFVADSKVGVACDLLKDLVDSGYRPDLGIYNSLIEGLCNVKRVDKAYKIFRVTVQEGLQPDFATVNPILVFYAETRKVDKFCEMLAQMEKCGFPVIDNLLKFFSFIVGKEDGVTMGLEVFEELKVKGYYSLGIYNTFMEALHKSGKVKKALSLFNETKDVDLQPDSSTYSIAIMCFVEGGDIHEACACYNKIIEMSCVPSIAAYRSLARGLCKIGEIDAVMLLVRDCLASVTSGPSEFKYSLTILHACKSNNAEKVVEVLNEMIQQGCPPDDVVYSAIISGMCKHGTIEEARKIFSNLKEHKILTEANMIVYDEVLIEHMKKKTADLVVSGLKFFGLENKLKAKGCKLLL encoded by the coding sequence ATGCCACCTCAGTCCCCACCCCCTAAATTCCAGATCTTCCACGGCCACCGCAGGCCCACACAGAACCGCCCAACCGTCCGCGGCGGCCTCTTCTCCGACCGTGTCTCTCAGCCGAGCCGCAAATACCCCACCACCGTCACCCAATCCCAGCCATTCGATCTCTCCAAGTGGGACCCACACCTGCCCCAATCCTCGCCGTCCACTTCATCGCCCAACCCCGACGACACGACCCTCCTCTCGTTTCTCTCCCCCATCGCTCGCTTCATACTCGATGCTTTCCGCAAGAACCGGAACCGCTGGGGCCCGCCAGTCGTCTCGGAGCTCCGTAAGCTCCGCCGGGTCACGCCGGACCTCGTCGCCGAGGTGCTCAAGGTCCAGAACGACCCCGTTTCGGCCTCCAAGTTCTTCCACTGGGCAGGTAAGCAAAAGGGTTTCAAGCACACTTATTCTTCATACAATGCCTTGGCTTATTGTCTGAACCGGTCCAACCGGTTCAGGTCGGCGGACCAAGTCCCTGAGCTGATGGACTCGCAGGGCAAACCGCCGAGCGAGAAACAGTTTGAGATTCTCATCAGAATGCACTCTGATGCCAATAGAGGTCTCAGGGTTTATTATGTGTacgaaaaaatgaagaaatttgGGGTTAAACCCAGGGTTTTCTTGTACAATAGGATCATGGATGCGTTGGCGAAAACGGGTTATTTGGATTTGGCCTTATCGGTTTACGATGACTTTCGTGATGATGGATTGGTGGAGGAGAGTGTTACTTTCATGATCTTGATAAAGGGTATGTGTAAAATGGGAAGAATTGACGAAATGTTGCAGCTTTTGGAGAGAATGAGGGCGAATTTGTGTAAACCGGACGTGTTTGCATACACGGCAATGGTTAAGGTTTTGCTTTCGGAGGGGAACTTAGATGGATGTTTGAGGGTTTGGGAGGAAATGAAGAGAGATAGGGTTGAGGCTGATGCTATGGCATATGCAACTCTGGTTACAGGGTTGTGTAAGGGTGGCAGGGTGGAGAAAGGGTACGAATTGTTTAGGGAGATGAAGGCGAAGGGTTTCTTGATTGATAGAGTGATATACGGGGTGTTGATTGAGGGGTTTGTGGCAGACAGTAAAGTTGGGGTGGCTTGTGATTTGTTGAAAGATTTGGTGGATTCGGGGTATAGGCCAGATTTGGGGATATATAATTCTCTTATTGAGGGTTTATGTAATGTGAAGCGGGTTGATAAGGCTTATAAAATTTTCCGAGTTACTGTTCAAGAGGGTCTTCAGCCAGATTTCGCTACGGTGAATCCCATTTTGGTGTTCTATGCTGAGACAAGAAAAGTGGATAAGTTCTGCGAGATGCTTGCACAGATGGAGAAATGTGGTTTTCCTGTCATTGACAATCTTTTGAAATTCTTCTCCTTTATTGTAGGAAAGGAGGACGGAGTAACAATGGGTTTGGAAGTGTTTGAAGAGTTAAAAGTCAAAGGTTATTATAGTTTAGGAATCTACAATACCTTTATGGAGGCCCTCCACAAATCTGGGAAAGTGAAAAAAGCATTGTCTCTCTTTAATGAAACGAAGGATGTGGATTTGCAGCCCGACTCCTCTACTTACAGCATTGCCATAATGTGTTTTGTTGAAGGTGGGGACATCCATGAGGCTTGTGCCtgttataataaaataattgagATGTCTTGTGTTCCTTCGATTGCTGCCTACCGTTCGCTTGCTAGAGGGCTTTGTAAAATTGGAGAGATTGATGCAGTTATGCTGTTAGTTCGTGACTGCTTAGCCAGCGTGACAAGTGGGCCCTCGGAATTCAAGTATTCTCTTACCATTCTCCATGCATGTAAATCAAATAATGCTGAGAAGGTGGTTGAGGTGCTAAACGAGATGATACAGCAGGGTTGTCCTCCAGATGATGTTGTATACTCTGCTATAATCTCTGGCATGTGTAAGCATGGCACAATAGAGGAGGcaagaaaaatattttcaaatttgaaagagcacaaaattTTAACAGAAGCCAACATGATTGTGTATGATGAAGTATTAATTGAacacatgaagaagaagacggcAGATCTGGTGGTGTCTGGTTTGAAGTTTTTTGGATTAGAAAACAAATTGAAAGCAAAGGGTTGTAAGCTGCTGTTGTGA
- the LOC103409952 gene encoding uncharacterized protein has protein sequence MAKLLISNTASLALSPPPPAPPSRASFIPPRVPISPASRYPGRQTRGLAVVTRAGPTTSQYVFAFVLPLSLIAVTVFTSIRVADKLDRDFLEEMAINQAIRETDEDGEADSSIEEMPALPRTRNRPKREV, from the exons ATGGCAAAGCTTCTCATCTCCAACACAGCCTCACTCGCTCTCTCTCCTCCACCACCCGCCCCACCATCACGTGCTTCATTCATCCCTCCGCGCGTGCCCATCTCGCCGGCGTCACGGTATCCCGGCCGGCAAACCAGAGGCCTAGCAGTGGTGACACGTGCGGGGCCCACCACGAGCCAGTACGTGTTCGCATTCGTTTTGCCGCTCTCTCTGATCGCCGTCACCGTTTTCACCTCCATCAGAGTCGCCGATAAGCTCGACAGAGACTTCCTTGAAGAG ATGGCAATCAACCAAGCGATCAGGGAAACGGATGAGGATGGCGAAGCTGACAGTTCGATAGAAGAAATGCCTGCACTTCCCCGTACCCGCAACCGGCCCAAAAGGGAAGTCTAG
- the LOC103409976 gene encoding glycosyltransferase-like KOBITO 1 — protein MTNHHHHHLHAPLRSAPPSSSSQTFTSKLLLLLTLLPLSLAALAFILQWRGGIPDPNTRWSPPGSHHLFPGMDASPLSSAVVHSSPSDCLSLGRSASPSIPYYQNWKFDSVSNLRPKICITTSTSAGLEQILPWMFYHKVVGATTFFLFVEGKAASPEVSKVLESIPGVKVIYRTKELEEQQANSRIWNETWLSSFFYKPCNYELFVKQSLNMEMAIVMARDAGMDWIIHVDTDELLHPAGAKEYSLRQLLLDVPGNVDMVIFPNYESSVERDDIKEPFTEVSMFKRNYDHVQKDTYFGMYKESVHGNPNYFLTYGNGKSAARVQDHLRPNGAHRWHNYMKTPNEIKFEEAAVLHYTYAKFSDLTSRRDRCRCKPTKEDVKRCFMLEFDRAAFIIASTATKEEMQKWYHEHIVWDDKDIRIKLLRKGILTRIYAPMAIIKGLRESGVFSSVIASAPTTLSKEKFLLTINGSNSSKAAASESHPSLRKIGRSRESKATARKALDIETAEFKEVAVPPLSPPGMDDNQASVEV, from the exons ATgaccaaccaccaccaccaccacctccatgCCCCTCTCCGATCAGCCCCACCATCCTCCTCCTCTCAAACCTTCACATCGaagctcctcctcctcctcactctcctccccctctctctcgctGCCTTAGCTTTCATCCTCCAATGGCGTGGCGGCATCCCCGACCCCAACACCCGCTGGTCCCCTCCTGGTTCCCACCACCTCTTCCCTGGCATGGACGCATCTCCTCTTTCCTCCGCCGTCGTCCACTCCTCGCCCTCCGATTGCCTTAGTCTCGGTCGTTCAGCTTCGCCTTCGATTCCCTACTATCAGAATTGGAAGTTTGACTCTGTATCCAATTTAAGACCAAag ATATGTATTACTACAAGTACGTCAGCTGGTTTAGAACAGATTTTGCCGTGGATGTTTTATCACAAGGTTGTTGGAGCTACTACCTTTTTCCTATTTGTGGAAGGAAAGGCTGCATCTCCTGAAGTATCTAAAGTTCTGGAGTCTATTCCT GGAGTAAAGGTGATATACAGAACTAAAGAGCTTGAGGAACAACAAGCTAACAG TCGGATCTGGAATGAGACTTGGCTGTCCAGTTTCTTTTACAAACCTTGCAATTATGAGCTATTTGTGAAGCAATCTCTCAATATGGAGATGGCTATTGTCATGGCAAGG GATGCTGGAATGGACTGGATAATTCATGTTGACACAGATGAGTTACTGCACCCAGCTGGGGCCAAGGAGTATTCTTTGAGGCAGTTGCTGCTTGATGTGCCTGGGAATGTGGATATGGTCATTTTCCCGAACTAT GAGAGCAGTGTTGAACGGGATGATATTAAGGAACCATTTACTGAG GTTTCCATGTTCAAGAGGAATTATGACCATGTACAAAAAGACACATACTTTGGTATGTATAAAGAGTCAGTTCATGGTAACCCAAACTACTTTTTGACTTATGGAAATGGGAAATCAGCTGCTCGAGTCCAAGATCATCTTCGTCCTAACGGTGCACACAGATGGCACAACTATATGAAGACCCCAAA CGAGATCAAATTTGAAGAGGCTGCTGTTCTGCACTACACATATGCCAAATTTTCAGACTTAACATCTAGACGTGATCGGTGTCGCTGCAAGCCTACAAAGGAAGATGTCAAAAGATGCTTTATGTTGGAGTTTGACAGAGCT GCATTCATAATTGCATCAACTGCAACCAAGGAGGAAATGCAGAAGTG GTACCATGAACACATTGTGTGGGATGACAAAGACATAAGAatcaaacttttgagaaagggaATTTTAACTCGGATATACGCTCCCATG GCCATAATAAAAGGACTAAGGGAGTCGGGAGTCTTCAGCTCCGTTATTGCATCTGCCCCAACAACTCTCTCAAAAGAAAAGTTTTTGTTGACCATTAATGGTAGTAACTCCTCGAAAGCTGCTGCCTCCGAATCCCACCCGTCATTGAGGAAGATTGGTAGAAGCAGAGAGAGTAAGGCTACTGCCAGGAAGGCCTTGGATATTGAAACTGCTGAATTTAAAGAAGTGGCTGTTCCACCATTGTCCCCTCCGGGAATGGACGATAACCAGGCCAGTGTGGAAGTGTAA
- the LOC103420468 gene encoding ubiquitin carboxyl-terminal hydrolase 24 isoform X1, producing MSDSKLLVFGSFSEDETRSLLLKQSPGKAEKPVEKNVLQFGSINFVSPKSSGEFNGESSGQKSSLKAPTKSQPLSSLNKQNEVKAVTAADNNLPASTATPTENGCTDNYVNVSAHSNGVKEVTTDNVFLTSLPVSKDEGGLSNQFSSLELQNREQNGCVDDLSVSKIKGELQKASNAPVTVSKILLPRGLINSGNLCFLNATLQALLSCFPFVQLLQELRTLEVPKVDFPTLSAFAEFVSEFDMPSGSSSKNKDASVLETGRPFSPAMFEGVLKNFTPDVPTNISGRPRQEDAQEFLSFIMDQMHDELLKREGQSPSINGCKSTLISSAEDDEWETVGPKNTSAVTRTQSFVPSELSDIFGGQLKSVVKARGNKASATVQPYLLLHLDIHPEAVRTIEDALKLFSAPETLEGYRTSAAGKFQGGIVTASKSIKIQTLSKIMILHLMRFGYGSQGSTKLHKPVHFPLELVLGRELLVSPNTEGRKYKLVATITHHGREPSKGHYTTDALYASQWLRFDDASVTAIGTGKVLHEQAYVLIYKQL from the exons ATGAGTGATTCTAAG CTGCTAGTATTTGGGTCATTTTCTGAAGACGAGACCAGGTCGTTGCTGCTAAAGCAATCACCCGGGAAGGCGGAAAAGCCTGTGGAAAAGAATGTATTGCAGTTTGGGTCTATAAATTTTGTTTCTCCAAAATCTTCTGGTGAATTTAATGGTGAATCAAGCGGACAGAAAAGTTCTTTGAAAGCGCCCACCAAATCTCAGCCCTTAAGTTCACTTAATAAGCAGAATGAAGTTAAGGCTGTAACAGCAGCAGATAATAATTTACCTGCATCGACAGCCACTCCAACAGAAAATGGATGTACTGATAATTATGTTAATGTTTCTGCCCATAGTAATGGTGTGAAAGAGGTGACAACTGATAATGTTTTCTTAACTTCATTGCCTGTATCCAAAGACGAAGGTGGTCTCTCCAATCAATTTTCAAGTCTGGAATTGCAGAATAGAGAGCAGAATGGCTGTGTTGATGATTTATCTGTTTCTAAGATTAAGGGGGAACTTCAGAAGGCTTCAAATGCGCCTGTTACTGTTTCTAAAATCTTGTTGCCTCGTGGTCTAATCAATTCAGGAAATCTGTGCTTTCTAAATGCAACCCTTCAGGCCCTTCTATCATGCTTTCCCTTTGTTCAGCTTCTTCAGGAATTAAGAACTCTCGAAGTTCCTAAG GTTGACTTTCCAACATTGAGTGCATTTGCAGAGTTCGTCTCTGAATTTGACATGCCTAGTGGTTCAAGTTCGAAGAACAAAGATGCAAGTGTTCTCGAGACTGGTAGGCCTTTTAGCCCTGCCATGTTTGAAGGCGTTCTTAAGAATTTCACTCCAGATGTGCCAACTAACATCTCCGGCAGGCCAAG ACAAGAAGATGCTCAGGAGTTCCTTAGCTTCATCATGGATCAGATGCATGATGAATTACTTAAGCGTGAAGGACAATCCCCAAGCATTAATGGGTGCAAATCAACTCTCATATCTTCCGCAGAAGACGATGAATGGGAGACAGTTGGCCCAAAGAATACATCTGCAGTAACCAGGACACAGAGTTTTGTTCCTTCAGAATTGAGTGATATTTTTGGAGGACAATTGAAAAGTGTGGTGAAGGCAAGAG GAAATAAAGCTTCCGCTACTGTTCAGCCATATTTATTGCTCCACCTTGATATTCACCCTGAAGCTGTTCGTACCATTGAAGATGCACTTAAGTTGTTTTCTGCACCAGAAACTCTTGAGGGGTATCGAACATCAGCAGCTGGGAA GTTTCAGGGTGGTATTGTGACTGCAAGCAAATCCATAAAGATACAGACCCTTTCAAAGATAATGATATTGCACTTGATGCGTTTTGGTTATGGAAGCCAAGGAAGCACTAAGCTGCATAAACCCGTGCATTTTCCACTTGAATTGGTGTTGGGTCGTGAATTGCTTGTTTCTCCAAATACTGAG GGTCGAAAATACAAACTTGTTGCTACAATAACTCATCACGGGAGAGAGCCATCAAAGGGACATTATACAACTGATGCTCTCTATGCCAGTCAGTGGCTACGGTTTGACGATGCGTCGGTCACGGCAATTGGGACCGGTAAAGTACTGCATGAGCAGGCATATGTCCTCATCTACAAACAATTATAA
- the LOC103420468 gene encoding ubiquitin carboxyl-terminal hydrolase 24 isoform X2 → MSDSKLLVFGSFSEDETRSLLLKQSPGKAEKPVEKNVLQFGSINFVSPKSSGEFNGESSGQKSSLKAPTKSQPLSSLNKQNEVKAVTAADNNLPASTATPTENGCTDNYVNVSAHSNGVKEVTTDNVFLTSLPVSKDEGGLSNQFSSLELQNREQNGCVDDLSVSKIKGELQKASNAPVTVSKILLPRGLINSGNLCFLNATLQALLSCFPFVQLLQELRTLEVPKVDFPTLSAFAEFVSEFDMPSGSSSKNKDASVLETGRPFSPAMFEGVLKNFTPDVPTNISGRPRQEDAQEFLSFIMDQMHDELLKREGQSPSINGCKSTLISSAEDDEWETVGPKNTSAVTRTQSFVPSELSDIFGGQLKSVVKARGNKASATVQPYLLLHLDIHPEAVRTIEDALKLFSAPETLEGYRTSAAGKGGIVTASKSIKIQTLSKIMILHLMRFGYGSQGSTKLHKPVHFPLELVLGRELLVSPNTEGRKYKLVATITHHGREPSKGHYTTDALYASQWLRFDDASVTAIGTGKVLHEQAYVLIYKQL, encoded by the exons ATGAGTGATTCTAAG CTGCTAGTATTTGGGTCATTTTCTGAAGACGAGACCAGGTCGTTGCTGCTAAAGCAATCACCCGGGAAGGCGGAAAAGCCTGTGGAAAAGAATGTATTGCAGTTTGGGTCTATAAATTTTGTTTCTCCAAAATCTTCTGGTGAATTTAATGGTGAATCAAGCGGACAGAAAAGTTCTTTGAAAGCGCCCACCAAATCTCAGCCCTTAAGTTCACTTAATAAGCAGAATGAAGTTAAGGCTGTAACAGCAGCAGATAATAATTTACCTGCATCGACAGCCACTCCAACAGAAAATGGATGTACTGATAATTATGTTAATGTTTCTGCCCATAGTAATGGTGTGAAAGAGGTGACAACTGATAATGTTTTCTTAACTTCATTGCCTGTATCCAAAGACGAAGGTGGTCTCTCCAATCAATTTTCAAGTCTGGAATTGCAGAATAGAGAGCAGAATGGCTGTGTTGATGATTTATCTGTTTCTAAGATTAAGGGGGAACTTCAGAAGGCTTCAAATGCGCCTGTTACTGTTTCTAAAATCTTGTTGCCTCGTGGTCTAATCAATTCAGGAAATCTGTGCTTTCTAAATGCAACCCTTCAGGCCCTTCTATCATGCTTTCCCTTTGTTCAGCTTCTTCAGGAATTAAGAACTCTCGAAGTTCCTAAG GTTGACTTTCCAACATTGAGTGCATTTGCAGAGTTCGTCTCTGAATTTGACATGCCTAGTGGTTCAAGTTCGAAGAACAAAGATGCAAGTGTTCTCGAGACTGGTAGGCCTTTTAGCCCTGCCATGTTTGAAGGCGTTCTTAAGAATTTCACTCCAGATGTGCCAACTAACATCTCCGGCAGGCCAAG ACAAGAAGATGCTCAGGAGTTCCTTAGCTTCATCATGGATCAGATGCATGATGAATTACTTAAGCGTGAAGGACAATCCCCAAGCATTAATGGGTGCAAATCAACTCTCATATCTTCCGCAGAAGACGATGAATGGGAGACAGTTGGCCCAAAGAATACATCTGCAGTAACCAGGACACAGAGTTTTGTTCCTTCAGAATTGAGTGATATTTTTGGAGGACAATTGAAAAGTGTGGTGAAGGCAAGAG GAAATAAAGCTTCCGCTACTGTTCAGCCATATTTATTGCTCCACCTTGATATTCACCCTGAAGCTGTTCGTACCATTGAAGATGCACTTAAGTTGTTTTCTGCACCAGAAACTCTTGAGGGGTATCGAACATCAGCAGCTGGGAAG GGTGGTATTGTGACTGCAAGCAAATCCATAAAGATACAGACCCTTTCAAAGATAATGATATTGCACTTGATGCGTTTTGGTTATGGAAGCCAAGGAAGCACTAAGCTGCATAAACCCGTGCATTTTCCACTTGAATTGGTGTTGGGTCGTGAATTGCTTGTTTCTCCAAATACTGAG GGTCGAAAATACAAACTTGTTGCTACAATAACTCATCACGGGAGAGAGCCATCAAAGGGACATTATACAACTGATGCTCTCTATGCCAGTCAGTGGCTACGGTTTGACGATGCGTCGGTCACGGCAATTGGGACCGGTAAAGTACTGCATGAGCAGGCATATGTCCTCATCTACAAACAATTATAA